From the Streptomyces sp. KMM 9044 genome, one window contains:
- a CDS encoding CDP-alcohol phosphatidyltransferase family protein produces the protein MALNNSYDARLVQQETAVGAGVQVLLLVLLGTAIGMGPAGWLTGLAFAIATWAVLSRALHRSRLRSFGAANRVTLGRAILVGGVTALVADSFQDSPPVTLFVGLTAVALILDGVDGKVARRTGTSTPLGARFDMEVDAFLILVLSVYVSMAMGPWVLLIGGMRYAFVAAARVWPWLNAALPPSTARKAVAALQGVLLLVAGANLLPHLVNVGVAALALGLLVWSFGRDVLWLWRTSRVWPAPVERPVRELVAR, from the coding sequence CGGGTGTACAGGTCCTGCTGCTGGTGCTGCTCGGTACGGCGATCGGCATGGGCCCTGCGGGCTGGCTGACCGGCCTCGCGTTCGCGATCGCCACGTGGGCGGTGCTCTCCCGGGCCCTGCACCGTTCCCGGCTGCGCTCGTTCGGCGCGGCCAACCGGGTCACACTCGGCCGGGCGATCCTGGTCGGCGGGGTGACCGCGCTGGTCGCCGACTCCTTCCAGGACTCACCGCCCGTCACTCTCTTCGTCGGGCTGACCGCCGTGGCCCTCATCCTCGACGGGGTGGACGGCAAGGTGGCCCGCAGGACCGGCACGTCGACACCGCTGGGCGCCCGCTTCGACATGGAGGTGGACGCGTTCCTCATCCTGGTGCTCAGCGTGTACGTGTCCATGGCGATGGGCCCCTGGGTGCTGCTGATCGGCGGTATGCGGTACGCCTTCGTCGCCGCGGCCCGGGTGTGGCCGTGGCTGAACGCCGCGCTGCCGCCGAGCACGGCCCGCAAGGCGGTGGCCGCGCTCCAGGGAGTCCTCCTGCTGGTGGCGGGCGCGAACCTGCTGCCGCACCTGGTCAACGTCGGGGTGGCCGCGCTGGCGCTGGGGCTGCTGGTGTGGTCGTTCGGCCGGGACGTGCTGTGGCTGTGGCGGACCTCGCGGGTGTGGCCTGCCCCCGTCGAGCGGCCGGTGCGGGAACTCGTCGCGCGATGA
- a CDS encoding family 43 glycosylhydrolase — protein MPTCSRRASRKACRLVRSSRPAKEPRLSSPHRITAHPGRPHAHGKPDKSLMSSEWVLLGDLRRSRTRCDRCHGIINSGLLPETEEHSAGAGCRVPGAGCRVPGAGCRASAGGEVGRAARGHIQGKIVPTGAQRGEPFHGHVRRARPQDTGAVQTPGRGRRHSGKARAAEDLRVLLARFPELRVLPPGVRAGQAPRPGVRVGHEAAAHAGSTDTSGCRRGRALVGEGAPGRGMWAAIRQPIARKHVRHHGPRRSTASTDAAVRSLKGARGACGSQPPRSSRNPVLPGSHPDPSVPRVGDDLCPATSTFDWHPGVRLRRSRDLVNWQPLAGALNATRLLDLTGCPDSGGVWAPNLTYADGLFHLVYSNVSTCAGGLHRQPRLPHHGPVDPRLLVRSRAVARAGLRRVPLP, from the coding sequence ATGCCGACCTGCTCGCGACGGGCCTCTCGGAAGGCCTGTCGCCTCGTCAGAAGCTCCCGCCCGGCGAAAGAACCGCGGCTCTCCTCTCCCCACCGGATCACCGCTCACCCCGGCCGGCCTCACGCCCATGGCAAGCCGGACAAATCCCTTATGTCATCAGAGTGGGTTCTACTAGGTGACCTGCGTAGATCACGGACGCGGTGTGACAGGTGTCACGGAATCATCAATTCCGGATTGCTCCCGGAGACCGAGGAACACTCCGCGGGTGCCGGGTGCCGGGTGCCGGGTGCCGGGTGCCGGGTGCCGGGTGCCGGGTGCCGGGCGTCGGCCGGTGGTGAGGTCGGACGCGCCGCCCGAGGGCACATCCAGGGCAAGATCGTGCCCACGGGCGCTCAGAGGGGTGAGCCGTTTCACGGACACGTCCGGCGCGCTCGTCCTCAGGACACCGGCGCCGTCCAGACACCGGGTCGAGGGAGGCGTCACAGCGGGAAGGCCCGGGCAGCTGAAGATCTTCGGGTTCTTCTCGCCCGGTTCCCGGAGCTTCGTGTCCTTCCTCCGGGTGTCCGGGCAGGTCAGGCCCCTCGGCCCGGTGTCCGCGTCGGACACGAGGCAGCAGCACACGCCGGCAGCACGGACACGTCCGGGTGCCGGCGCGGACGGGCGCTTGTGGGGGAGGGGGCGCCTGGAAGGGGGATGTGGGCGGCGATCCGACAGCCCATCGCACGCAAGCACGTTCGACATCACGGTCCTCGGCGATCAACGGCCTCCACGGACGCGGCCGTCCGGAGCCTGAAAGGCGCACGAGGCGCATGCGGCAGTCAGCCACCCAGATCATCCCGTAATCCGGTCCTGCCGGGTTCGCACCCGGACCCGTCCGTGCCGCGCGTGGGCGACGACCTCTGTCCGGCGACTTCGACCTTCGACTGGCACCCCGGAGTCCGACTGCGCCGTTCCCGTGACCTCGTGAACTGGCAGCCGCTGGCCGGTGCCCTGAACGCCACACGCCTCCTCGATCTCACCGGCTGCCCGGACTCCGGCGGGGTGTGGGCGCCGAACCTCACCTACGCGGACGGCCTGTTCCATCTGGTCTACAGCAACGTCTCCACCTGTGCGGGAGGGCTTCACCGACAGCCCCGGTTGCCTCACCACGGTCCCGTCGACCCACGGCTCCTGGTCCGATCCCGTGCCGTTGCACGCGCGGGGCTTCGACGCGTCCCTCTTCCATGA
- a CDS encoding CAP domain-containing protein, whose product MGKHRHQKRYRRTVVTAVAMSAIGIPSVAMACADWPGSGQQRHQDTAAPAAAKDGWGDADRYRPWSGRQHGGPSTAPSSTPAATASPSKSDTPKDSSAKPSHKPKRTAPETSASRPISTAPKPVTEPTTAAPKPTTAVPEPSTTAPKPTTAAPEPTTGASSPAAAGDANASGAVARVVELVNAERGKVGCSPVKVNTTLTEAAQNHSEDMAASGSMSHAGSDGSSPADRITRAGYNWSTYGENVAYGYSTPEQVMAGWMASPGHKENILNCAFKEIGVGLAQPGDYWTQNFGTAR is encoded by the coding sequence ATGGGAAAGCATCGTCATCAGAAGCGGTACCGGCGGACGGTCGTCACGGCCGTCGCCATGAGCGCCATAGGCATACCCTCGGTCGCCATGGCCTGTGCCGACTGGCCCGGCAGCGGGCAACAGCGGCACCAGGACACCGCCGCCCCGGCCGCGGCCAAGGACGGGTGGGGCGACGCAGACCGGTACCGCCCGTGGAGCGGTCGGCAGCACGGCGGCCCCTCGACGGCACCGTCGAGCACACCGGCCGCCACCGCGAGCCCGTCGAAGAGTGACACGCCGAAGGACAGCAGCGCCAAGCCGTCGCACAAGCCGAAGAGGACGGCTCCCGAGACGTCCGCCTCCAGGCCCATCAGCACGGCCCCGAAGCCCGTCACCGAGCCCACCACCGCGGCCCCGAAGCCCACCACCGCGGTCCCTGAGCCCTCTACGACCGCGCCGAAGCCCACTACGGCCGCCCCCGAGCCCACCACCGGTGCTTCGAGCCCCGCGGCGGCGGGTGACGCCAACGCCTCCGGAGCCGTCGCCAGGGTCGTGGAACTCGTCAACGCCGAGCGCGGCAAGGTCGGTTGCTCCCCGGTGAAGGTGAACACCACCCTGACCGAGGCCGCCCAGAACCACAGCGAGGACATGGCGGCAAGCGGCAGCATGTCGCACGCCGGCTCGGACGGGTCCTCACCCGCCGACCGCATCACACGGGCCGGCTACAACTGGAGCACCTACGGCGAGAACGTCGCCTACGGCTACTCCACTCCCGAGCAGGTGATGGCCGGCTGGATGGCCAGCCCCGGCCACAAGGAGAACATCCTCAACTGCGCGTTCAAGGAGATCGGCGTCGGTCTCGCGCAGCCCGGTGACTACTGGACGCAGAACTTCGGCACGGCCCGGTAG
- a CDS encoding formylglycine-generating enzyme family protein produces MEQVNWAEIPAGLLRRGTPVDEVAAAARRCADTGVPVEWYRKEAPRAETHVPALRIARTPVTVGQGALFAASTGRPVPQTPADHPVVGVAWEAATASCRWLGERLGLDARLPTEDEWERAARGDDVREFPWGQEYRTGLANLVDLGIGTTMPAGSFPDGASPFGVLDMAGNADEWTSTLCAPCPGAPAEVPGTEDWAFDRHVTRGGAFRHDRDLARCARRHGAYEPDLEAIGAGFRPAAPAA; encoded by the coding sequence GTGGAGCAGGTGAACTGGGCCGAGATCCCGGCCGGGTTGCTGCGCCGGGGTACGCCGGTCGACGAGGTGGCGGCAGCGGCCCGCCGCTGTGCGGACACCGGAGTGCCGGTGGAGTGGTACAGGAAAGAAGCCCCGCGCGCGGAGACCCACGTCCCCGCGCTCCGGATCGCCCGCACCCCGGTCACGGTCGGCCAGGGGGCACTCTTCGCGGCGTCCACCGGCCGACCGGTCCCACAGACACCGGCAGACCACCCGGTCGTCGGGGTGGCCTGGGAGGCGGCGACGGCCTCCTGCCGGTGGCTCGGGGAACGGCTCGGCCTCGACGCGCGGCTGCCCACGGAGGACGAGTGGGAGCGTGCCGCGCGGGGCGACGACGTCCGGGAGTTCCCGTGGGGACAGGAGTACCGCACCGGCCTGGCCAACCTGGTGGACCTCGGCATCGGCACCACGATGCCGGCCGGCTCGTTCCCCGACGGGGCCAGTCCCTTCGGTGTGCTGGACATGGCGGGCAACGCCGACGAGTGGACCTCCACCCTCTGTGCCCCCTGCCCCGGCGCGCCCGCCGAGGTGCCGGGCACCGAGGACTGGGCCTTCGACCGGCACGTCACACGGGGCGGAGCGTTCCGCCACGACCGGGACCTGGCCCGGTGCGCCCGTCGGCACGGCGCCTACGAGCCGGATCTCGAAGCGATCGGGGCGGGCTTCCGCCCGGCGGCCCCTGCCGCGTAG
- the betT gene encoding choline BCCT transporter BetT: protein MSTAGDKGIGTAPEEPAEESGPTGTGTLKPVVFYGSAVLILAISIWAIITPSGAESVIGVAVDKISSWFGWYYFLAATLYLAFVVFIGVSKYGTAKLGPKHYKPDYGLFAWAAMLFAAGIGIDLMFFSVAGPVSHYLVPPEGDPETVEAARQAVVWTLFHYGITGWAMYALMGMALGYFAFRYRLPLAIRSALYPIIGRRIHGRIGDAVDLAAILGTVFGISVSLGIGVVQLNYGLKVLFDVPEGLPAQIGLIAVAVVMATVSAVAGVDKGIRRLSQLNVLLAVLLMLFILVVGEPFRLLNSLVQNVGDYVSRFPSMTLNTFAYDQPTEWLDAWTLFFWAWWIAWAPFVGLFLARISRGRTLRQFVAATLIIPFLFTGLFLAVFGNSALFLVRDGNTEFGETAMNAPEQGFYGLLDQYPGALFSAGLATFVGLLLYVTSADSGALVMGNLSADLPTPVTDAAPWLRIFWAVTTGLLTLAMLLVGGVQALTDATIIMGLPFSFVMFLIMAGLYLALRTERMRAEALTTTLPASLSGRTTLQGPPGARNWRHRLARVMAFPGRRAATRFVDEVGRPAFQEVVQELREQGAEAELLEGVDEGNGLTHVGLKVPSGPSDEFVYQIWPVELPTPTFATKSVSTHDTYVRFEVQLAEGNQGYDVMGYTKEQLIADSLDQYERYLEFLRLHHEAAAGSAFPDHRPDAPEAHLPE, encoded by the coding sequence ATCGGAACAGCACCGGAGGAACCTGCGGAGGAATCCGGGCCGACGGGCACGGGCACGCTCAAACCCGTGGTCTTCTACGGATCGGCCGTGCTGATCCTCGCGATCTCGATCTGGGCGATCATCACGCCCTCCGGTGCGGAATCGGTCATCGGAGTGGCGGTCGACAAGATCTCCTCGTGGTTCGGCTGGTACTACTTCCTCGCCGCGACCCTGTACCTGGCGTTCGTCGTCTTCATCGGCGTCTCCAAGTACGGCACGGCCAAGCTGGGGCCCAAGCACTACAAGCCCGACTACGGCCTCTTCGCATGGGCGGCGATGCTGTTCGCGGCGGGCATCGGCATCGACCTGATGTTCTTCTCGGTCGCCGGACCCGTCAGCCACTACCTCGTGCCACCGGAGGGCGATCCGGAGACGGTCGAGGCCGCCCGGCAGGCGGTGGTGTGGACCCTGTTCCACTACGGCATCACCGGCTGGGCCATGTACGCGCTGATGGGTATGGCGCTCGGCTACTTCGCCTTCCGGTACCGGCTGCCGCTCGCGATCCGCTCCGCGCTCTATCCGATCATCGGCCGCCGGATCCACGGACGGATCGGTGACGCCGTCGACCTGGCTGCCATCCTCGGCACCGTGTTCGGCATCTCCGTGTCGCTCGGCATCGGCGTGGTGCAGCTGAACTACGGACTGAAGGTCCTCTTCGACGTACCGGAGGGGCTTCCCGCGCAGATCGGCCTGATCGCCGTGGCGGTGGTGATGGCCACGGTGTCCGCGGTGGCCGGTGTGGACAAGGGTATCCGCCGGCTGTCGCAGCTCAACGTCCTGCTGGCCGTCCTGCTGATGCTCTTCATCCTGGTCGTGGGCGAACCGTTCCGGCTGCTCAACTCCCTCGTCCAGAACGTCGGGGACTACGTCAGCCGCTTCCCCTCGATGACCCTGAACACCTTCGCCTACGACCAGCCCACCGAGTGGCTGGACGCGTGGACGCTCTTCTTCTGGGCCTGGTGGATCGCCTGGGCGCCGTTCGTCGGGCTGTTCCTGGCCCGCATCTCCCGGGGCCGCACCCTGCGCCAGTTCGTCGCGGCGACGCTGATCATCCCGTTCCTCTTCACCGGCCTCTTCCTGGCTGTCTTCGGCAACAGCGCCCTGTTCCTGGTGCGCGACGGGAACACCGAGTTCGGCGAAACGGCCATGAACGCCCCCGAGCAGGGCTTCTACGGACTGCTGGACCAGTACCCGGGCGCCCTGTTCAGCGCCGGACTCGCCACGTTCGTCGGGCTGCTGCTGTACGTCACCTCCGCCGACTCCGGGGCCCTGGTCATGGGCAACCTCAGCGCGGATCTTCCCACCCCGGTGACCGACGCGGCCCCGTGGCTGCGCATCTTCTGGGCGGTGACGACAGGGCTGCTGACCCTCGCCATGCTCCTCGTGGGCGGTGTGCAGGCGCTCACCGACGCCACCATCATCATGGGGCTGCCCTTCTCCTTCGTCATGTTCCTGATCATGGCGGGCCTCTATCTGGCGCTGCGCACCGAACGGATGCGGGCGGAGGCGCTGACCACCACGCTGCCGGCGTCGCTCTCCGGGCGTACCACGCTGCAGGGCCCGCCGGGGGCACGCAACTGGCGGCACCGGCTGGCGCGGGTGATGGCGTTCCCCGGCCGGCGGGCGGCCACCAGGTTCGTCGACGAGGTGGGCCGCCCCGCCTTCCAGGAGGTCGTCCAGGAACTGCGGGAACAAGGGGCGGAAGCGGAACTCCTGGAAGGGGTCGACGAGGGCAACGGCCTTACGCACGTCGGCCTCAAGGTGCCGAGCGGCCCGAGCGACGAATTCGTCTACCAGATCTGGCCCGTGGAGTTGCCGACGCCCACGTTCGCCACCAAGTCGGTCAGCACCCACGACACCTATGTACGCTTCGAGGTCCAACTCGCCGAGGGCAACCAGGGGTACGACGTGATGGGCTACACCAAGGAACAGCTCATCGCCGACAGCCTCGACCAGTACGAGCGGTACCTGGAGTTCCTGCGGCTGCACCACGAGGCGGCGGCCGGGTCGGCTTTCCCCGACCACCGTCCGGACGCGCCGGAGGCACACCTGCCGGAGTAG